tttaacccaagctagggccggcggtgaaaccgaccccaactcactcccttccctcctctgctcttccaagcctcctccatccccatttctcccatcttagcatcccaaaaacccctcatttcgaagcaaagcatcaacgatccttccctctcttgaagatctcactaaggtactctctaagaagcccttaaactctattttttgattcatttactcttgctcatcactattgttctaaacagcagtagttatgggatctagaagatcctcaagggacaaaggaaagaggagattagtagaagattttgatctcacccttttcgattcaaaataccatgctgaaaaattttcctctttcgaacttaggagtgtcaataagggaaaatacgtagacttaaatgagctaagagacttagaaacaatccaatggtttgcaaacttagatctacttccaattttgcaaattaacgaacccatctatccaagacttgttagattgttttacaataacatacaagtagatgaagaagaaagaatgtccacctatcttttaggacaacacatctcaattacggatagattcatttgcgacatgataggtattcccatgaaaagtagaggactttactttagaggatcatgggatgatgaaactgttggaacaacatacgttgaagccctaggaacaatttttgccaatcccaatttagcatttgttcctaaaagttatgaacatctactgcctctaaacactaaggtacttcatcatatcctaactagcatcattctccctaaacaataccatcatgatgaagtaagccaattataattaggaactatatatttgatcatgaaaggacatgacatctgtcttggttatcttatccaacaaaacatgttagaactatctaagaaagacatgatgctcccatatggtggtataataactagaataatgaaagcctacgatattctaataccaccagaagaagaagtaataaaagtagatagatttagcataattaataaaaatctacttcaccgattaagatgtttttatagaaacggtaactgggttagaatgccaagaagaattgatcctcctcaacctgaaccagaaccggaaacaccagtatttaggggtacccaatctcctccgatctgtccctttgaggaaacacatccatctgagcaaactcatacatcatctgtcgaagatattggaattcggatggaccgattcgaacaaagcaaagaacggcttgaacaacgacaagatcaaatcctatctgagctgcagcaaattcatcgtcaatttgactccttgtttaggcactttaattttccacctcatgaatgagcttgtatgaacacaatcatctgttgttattgtaaactccttatgttactcaccatgatgtgctttgacttgatccttgatatggttacctgatatattttgagcatatgtagagttgtaaacatctatcgtggtgaatatatgccctgtgccttgtggtaaatataaactaaatggttatctcggattttataaaagttttgaaaaccttgtgctttaatttccgtgataaatatagttttaaaaagtgatataccaatgcagttgataagtcattgtcattaatactaaacatcaactagctgacatgttttgataagaacaatttgatttcataagaggagaattaggaatgttgatgtgtccgaatacttaaactagttaaaattacttttcggactttattgaatgatcaaatcacttgattgccatgtgttgaaatgctttgatttttgtagcataatctggtccgaatgcatgaaagaattcatctcattttcggactcgcttaacagctggaatgacaaaaatcaaacacactcttatgaaaaatattttttcgaaatggatttgataaaatgactttcctctttcatgcacaaagaattataacatacaaggagaagaagtattcaaaacattatacttatcatgccttcctttatatgcttgataacttgcttatattgttttcctggtatcacatctattatgctttttgttgatgacaaagggggagaaatatatgaattgattcgatgctataaacactgatgctatgattatgccatgcttgcatcatcaagagatatatgaaaagatgccatatatagaaatgcaacacttgctaaaatataagaaatgtgtgcatcatgtaatgatatcaaaatcttacttcacagctttacatgttgatatcttacaatatgatgaattgctactattaccatcattcaaacttgtaatgtaaaatttgaaaatgaaagtcaagacttgacatcatcttcaaagagatacatcatgataggaatcatgatgggaatatgtctcttgaatttataaggttttaaattcaagaatgacttatctcaagtatggcatatagacagggggagttaaggttaactccattatcaattgattgtcatcatcaaaaagggggagattgttgaatctcggattttgataatgaagtcaattgtcatttgttgtctaatctatgtgttgagataagtgtgcaggattaactacgatgaaagtaagacatgcagcaggagttgcgccggagtcatgacaatgatcatgttgggagttcgagagctcgatggaagttcggacaatgtcggaggttctgcgggaacaaatccgagaagtccagaagcttgccaaagaagctcgtcggaacttgccaagtgtatcgtcgcaagtccaggagtttgccagaagtccgcaggagaatcaccgaggattcatcggatgatcgacggaagttcgccggaaactcgccggaagatgcgattgacgcaccggagcaagctgcagaaattgtcttaggatttatcgtagttagcacaatgattaagttggtgatgggaggtgatcccattggcttaatcttggggaaattgggcccctgaaagacccaatttgggccgaatggatctacccattcggaccctgattactgtaggaggtgcaaccgcctgggctcagtctttgagcgagactgggcggtgcaacctctcctgacaagaggtggcatcgcctgagctcaagtttcgagctctgccaggcggtgcaaccgccccagtcaggaggtgcaatcgcttgagctcggtcttcgagctctggcagagaggtgcaaccgcccctgacaaaggtggcaccgcccagaggctcagccttcgagctctgctaggcagtgcaaccgccccaatcaggagttgcaaccgcctgatcccgaaattccgggaattgacaattttgagctccaaatttgaactgggttggggcctataaataccccacccattcagcactaaaaggtagcaacttacacttgaaatcttgatatctttctgtgattcttagagctcaaaactgttgtaaagacaaaaagttctcctccttctgttcttcaaagtttgagttgtaaagagaggagagaaaacttctgtaagggttgtctcctaagcccgtcaaacggagtgaatctgtaaaagggtggttggccttcgcctattgaaggaaggcctctagttgacgtcggtgacctcgtcggtggaggaagccaaaagtggagtaggtcaagattgaccgaaccactctaaatctcggtttgcatttcctttgagcattttaccttcactgcaaacttctcaatagcttactgccttctgcgattttacgaacaagtttctaagttcagaactttccgaatctacgtttagacgtaaatcgtttttctgtacgatcatcatatttcagtttacatttacgttttgatttcaatcataactgtttactgccttctgcgatcttacgaacaagtttctaagttcagaactttccaaatctgcgtttagacgtaaatcggcttttatcgtacgaatgtcgcttttcagtttgcgcttgtattctgctttccatcataaactgcaaactgccttcgtagatctactttaacgtcttctcgcttaatctcaagttaaagtaatcttagaatcggctttcacatcgaaattatttttatcgaacgaacgcagctttcgttttaatcactgaaaaatttccgctccactaattcacccccccctcttagttcttgatcctaacaaaaacattATAACGACATTCAAAAGGAATATAATAAccaatttgatgaaataaaatattataatatattcaaaAGCTTTATGATGATGTTTCGAGAAAGAAGGAGAACTCAAAAACTAAAAGAGGAatgtaaaaattaataaataaaaaatatatcagaaaatcGATAAAAGATTAACGTAATTTTGTATGTACTAGAAAGCTTATAtctatagagaaaaataaatttcttatgaaatcaattataagatCATTGAATTATCTTCACTCAGTACAAATCCCTTGTATATCCTCTTATAAATACCGTAAAAGATTTACATCCTTTTTCCCACTCTTTTTGAAAATAATGTAGGAAAACCCTCTCGAGATTTTAGAGAATAACTTAGAAACACACCAAGTATTCTTCATATTTTGTTCTCTTTCATTATAATGaataatcaaatcttcttctttcaTAAGGATTCTTCTCGTACTAAGATTCCTCGttatatttgtttcttttctcccatatttttttttaaattttagagaaaaatattttgagaataattataaaaaaaattaaaacataatTTTTAACATTTATTTCTTTTACGAGGACTCTTCTTAATATTCCGATTTCTTGTTGATTATGAGAATATCAAAATACTTATCAATCTTAATGTATCTATCCCAATTCGATCCACTTTATTAtggttttaaaaaataattatttatgaaggaattatattttaaaatccacCTTTTGATTAGTACGAAGGAATTATTTATGAaggaattatattttaaaatccacCTAAAAAATTCGACTGCTGCTATCTGCATTTAATAGGCGCTGTGATGCCTGACACCACGAACGGTCACTCTGGTGGATGACCCGTCGGCGACTTAGCGTCCACGGGGATCGAACGGCGGATCCTAATTTATGGGTAAACGAGGGCTTCTCTAGTTGCGGATATCTTTCTTTCCTCAGATTCCCGTCTTCTCCTCGTTTCTCCTGGTAGTCGATTGGACTGAGATCAAACCCCTCCAAGGTATCTTTCTTCTCAGACTCCGTTTTGTCCCTGTTTGCTCCGTTGCTTCTCTTTGATTCAGAGGATTGTGAGTTTTGATGATTGGGCTTTCCAATTTGACGCGATCTCGATTTGATGGGGGTTCTACTTTTCATGCTAAGAATCCGATTTAAAGAAGGGCAAGAAAGTTGGAGTCCAATTATGTTAAAGAAATATCAAAGGGCTTTCACCATGATTATACGGACAACCACAAAATTACTGATTCTTTAAGCGTGAAGAATTTTGCACTTTGGTTTGCACGTAGGTGCAAAAACCTCTGTTCAAGCATTATGGATCAGAACATATAATCTGGGGAGATGTTTTTGAGTTGCTTTTGGGCGCGTCAATCATTCTTCTGGAAACGAGTAGCAATTTTGAATGCGGAAGCAGCATGATTGTCTCGTCCAAAAATGATCTGATTCTGGAATGACGCAGGGTGTACTAGATAGTCATTTGTATGAGTTTTTGCGGATTTCGACATATAGTTTTGGGAAATGATTTTAAGTTGCTATTGGACGTGTCAATCATTTTTGGGATAACAGTTTGCGTGTTTTGACTGTGGAAGCAGCATAATTATCTCGTCCAAAAATAATCTGATACTGTAATGGCCCAGGAATTTAGAAGACTGTACATGCTGCAATATATAGAAAACTAGTTGGAGTTATACAAGTTGTGCCTATGAAATATTAGATTGTAAAATCTATTTAATTTTGAAGAAAATATGAAACCACAAATGTGAGAAAGCAAGTGCCACGATTCAATTCAACCTACATGGGAAGAGAATCTAATAAATTACAAGAGAGCAAAAGGCACACTTGTGCAGGTgagaattaaaaatattttaataaactaCTAGAAGTTTTAGATTCTACTTTTCAAAGGAAAAACTTAGATTCTTTGGTTATATGTAACGGAGTTCACCAATAAAATTTTTTGGCTTGGTTGTTCTGTTCGGTTTGTTTCATGTGTGACTGCTTTGGTTAGGAAATATTTATCGGGGGGTGAAAATTTTAAATGTGTCATAAAGCAGGGACAGATATTGTTGCTACTATTTACTTTTAGGCCATTTTTAGTCATCTCTTACTATTTGATATTGTACTCACTAATTTTATGACTGTTGAACGAAATGTTTGTTTAAAAGTTTTAAATCAATATTATAGTTTCTTTTCCACAGGAAATAGTTGTAAGCTGGATCAAGTTGGATTTATCGTACATTTAGACCAGCTACAATGTGGTTGAACAGAGATTCTTGGCGTTGGGCTTTGGGTTTGATATGCATAGTTGCAGTAGCTACTATATGGATTGCTGCTAGTTATATAGTTAAATCAGTTGTAGATTCTGGTGTTTCTCCTTTTCTAATAAcctatatatgcaattcattgttcGTGGTACTTATACCAATTGTGGAGATTTCTCGGTGTCTTGAGGATACATTGGAGAATTCTTGGTACTGGTTCAGAAGCAAGAATGATTCAGACGGGCAACAATCAGATAATCTGGAGAATGTAAATCTTCTAGTGGAGAGTTGTCATGATACTGGACCACTTGTTATAATGAGTCATAGTCAGCGGGAAATTGTTTCTGTGGTTGATTCTAGACTTGAAGATTCTGTCTCTAGCAATGCATTCACTGAGCAAGAACGATATGTGATCACTGATGAATGCAGGAAACAAGTGGATGCGAAGGGGCGCTGGACTCGCACTCGTGTAGCTAAAGTCAGCCTGCTGATATGCCCTTTTTGGTTCTTTGCTCAATTAACATTTAATCTCTCTCTTAAATACACGACTGTGACGGTAGGTACCAAAGAATAATGAATGGCAATTGATGTTTGCACTTCTTTGTTTTTCCTCTTTTACATTCTCTTTCTAGTAGCATTCTAATTAATCTGTTCTCTTTTCCACAGTCAAATACTATTTTGAGCAGCACTTCTAGCCTTTTCACTTTCTTGGTTGCTCTGGCATTTTTAGGAGAAAAGTTCACATGGGTGAAGCTATTTAGTGTCCTTCTCTGCATGGGAGGAACAATAATAGTCAGCTTAACTGATTCAATTTCAGGAATTAATGCCATTGTGACCAACCCTCTTCTTGGAGATATTCTTGCTCTCGTTTCGGCAGGGCTATATGCTGTTTATATCACCCTGATTCGGAAAAAATTGTCTgatgagaaagagggagaaggtcAAGCTAGCACCGCTCAGTTTCTTGGATTTCTTGGTTTGTTTAATCTGCTGATCTTTCTTCCTGTTTCGTTAATGTTGGATTTCACAAAGCTAGAGCCATTTCACAAGCTTAGTTGGAAGCAATTTGGTCTTATTGTTGGAAAAGGTTGGTTGTCTATTTGTGTTCATCTCATGTTCGTAAAAGTTTTTGTAGAAGTACTTGTTTATGATATCATTATATACTTCTTGACATATATACTCTTTTACTGTATGAATCATCATAGGAAGCTCTTCTGTTCTTCCTTTCTTCAGTATCGTAACAGTTTGGTTGAAATTATGCTCCATTTCTTTATCCAAATTTGAAAGTCTGGGTAAATCTTTCAAGTAGTTAAATCTGTTTACATCCTCCTATTACAGTAGGAATAGTGCTAACTAATTAGGTTTCAGCCTTGCAGCATATCACTCATATTTGAGTTAAGGGGCTTTCCAGTATATGAGGCTCCCACCAATGTAGGTTTGGGAGGGTCTATGTATGCAACAAAAAAGccatttaattattttttggttAATGCATAAAAAATTGCTAATATTTACTGTTTCTAATGTATTTTTGTAAGCACACTTTATAGCCGTCATGTGCAATGCCAGATTTTTATAAAGTTTCTAGCGTGAGGCATTCTTAGCATGAGAGCCAACAATCCCCTATCATCACAAAATATTCTATTAAGTGACGTATGACttatctttttaaaaaaaatttggtgCAGGAGAATCTATAATACATGGCAGTATATTTAAGGTTAAGCAGTCCCCATCTTTTAAATCTCTCTTGTGACGTCACATTTTGCATAGAATGTGACATAAAGAGGAGGTGGAAAAGGGGAAACTTTTTCATGAATTACTTGTCATAAAGCCTTTTGAATTCTTGAGTATTTGGTTGGAGCTTTAGGACTTCCTTATAGAGAACTTCAGAATTGCTCTATCGTAAACCACTATATCCTCCTTTTTCTCCCTTCTCAAAGGATAAAAGCAAATTCTTATATTCTAACTGTTGGTAGATTTTTAATTAAGTTTGAAATTTTGTAAGTTTCTTTTAGATCAATTTTAGTAATACTAGGAGACAAAAGGATATAGTTAAGTTAGTAGGATAAGAAGTTCCATTAAGTAAAAGTTTGAAGTATCttgaatcaattattcaataagatgaagagattgataaagatattatttatatagtAAAAA
The window above is part of the Musa acuminata AAA Group cultivar baxijiao chromosome BXJ1-1, Cavendish_Baxijiao_AAA, whole genome shotgun sequence genome. Proteins encoded here:
- the LOC103998641 gene encoding uncharacterized vacuolar membrane protein YML018C — protein: MWLNRDSWRWALGLICIVAVATIWIAASYIVKSVVDSGVSPFLITYICNSLFVVLIPIVEISRCLEDTLENSWYWFRSKNDSDGQQSDNLENVNLLVESCHDTGPLVIMSHSQREIVSVVDSRLEDSVSSNAFTEQERYVITDECRKQVDAKGRWTRTRVAKVSLLICPFWFFAQLTFNLSLKYTTVTSNTILSSTSSLFTFLVALAFLGEKFTWVKLFSVLLCMGGTIIVSLTDSISGINAIVTNPLLGDILALVSAGLYAVYITLIRKKLSDEKEGEGQASTAQFLGFLGLFNLLIFLPVSLMLDFTKLEPFHKLSWKQFGLIVGKGLLDNVLSDYLWAKAVHLTTTTVATAGLTIQVPIAAVVDSLTGNAPRLMDYIGAVAVLAGFAGINVPSDDLCGTQVIQEEQETTSTVVADDR